The Phycisphaerae bacterium RAS1 genome includes a region encoding these proteins:
- the legG gene encoding GDP/UDP-N,N'-diacetylbacillosamine 2-epimerase (hydrolyzing) yields MQTKICLISGARSDWPLIEPLLDAARRQAVDAHLIVTGTHLSRRHGHTLDVILAAGWQPARRLEILEIDDSPLAAARSTGRAVSLAADALQELAPHWVVVAGDRYESFAAAVAATMLGQPLAHVGGGETDVATNQDGSLRNAITKLAHLHFVANTAAAQRIRALGEETWRIHAVGLPSLDALKTRRRPRTQLAPIGLPASGDFLLASFLPVTLRPDESFKHLDLMLDALDHIAQHKLCLLSNADAHADEHDARIRRWADGRRDATVVHSLPPELYATALAECCCYVGNSSSGVIESPVFGTPAVIVGLRQQGRLVAANTLALEQPTAAALLQAIRRQIAHGRFDVESPYGDGTAAARVLETLCRLRSRPDLLTKRLSCEADAPDSRPTDATSAPCRLSEPAAPSGGVTSTRHPRRLPAEAPP; encoded by the coding sequence ATGCAGACGAAAATCTGTCTCATCTCCGGCGCACGCTCCGACTGGCCGCTGATCGAGCCGCTGCTCGACGCCGCACGCCGTCAAGCTGTCGACGCGCACCTGATCGTCACCGGAACCCACCTCAGCCGCCGCCACGGCCACACGCTGGACGTCATCCTGGCCGCCGGGTGGCAGCCCGCCCGGCGTCTCGAAATCCTCGAAATCGACGACTCACCCCTGGCCGCCGCACGATCCACCGGCCGGGCCGTCTCGCTCGCCGCCGACGCGCTGCAGGAGCTCGCGCCGCACTGGGTCGTCGTCGCCGGCGATCGCTACGAGTCCTTCGCCGCCGCCGTCGCCGCCACCATGCTCGGGCAGCCCCTCGCGCACGTCGGCGGCGGTGAAACCGATGTGGCTACGAATCAGGACGGCAGCCTGCGCAACGCCATCACCAAGCTCGCGCATCTGCACTTCGTCGCCAACACCGCCGCAGCGCAGCGCATCCGCGCGCTGGGCGAGGAAACCTGGCGAATTCACGCCGTCGGCCTTCCGTCGCTCGACGCGCTTAAAACGCGCCGCCGCCCGCGCACCCAGCTTGCGCCCATCGGCCTCCCGGCCTCCGGCGATTTTCTCCTCGCCAGTTTTCTGCCCGTCACGCTCCGGCCCGACGAGTCATTCAAGCACCTCGACCTGATGCTCGACGCGCTCGACCACATCGCCCAGCACAAGCTGTGCCTACTCTCCAACGCCGACGCGCACGCCGATGAGCATGACGCCCGCATCCGCCGCTGGGCCGACGGCCGCCGTGATGCAACCGTCGTCCATTCGCTGCCCCCCGAGCTCTACGCGACCGCGCTGGCCGAGTGCTGCTGCTACGTCGGCAACAGCTCCAGCGGCGTGATTGAGTCGCCGGTCTTCGGCACGCCCGCCGTCATCGTCGGCCTGCGTCAGCAGGGCCGCCTGGTCGCGGCCAACACGCTCGCCCTGGAGCAACCCACCGCCGCCGCGTTGCTTCAGGCCATTCGCCGCCAGATCGCACACGGTCGCTTCGACGTCGAGTCCCCCTACGGCGACGGCACGGCCGCCGCCCGAGTGCTCGAAACACTCTGCCGCCTCCGCAGCCGCCCCGACCTGCTGACCAAACGCCTGTCCTGCGAAGCCGACGCGCCCGACTCCCGACCGACCGACGCCACGTCCGCCCCGTGCCGTCTTTCCGAACCCGCCGCGCCAAGCGGCGGGGTGACCTCCACCCGCCATCCGCGCCGTCTGCCCGCGGAGGCCCCGCCATGA
- the neuB_1 gene encoding N,N'-diacetyllegionaminic acid synthase, producing MCQAIRELIEGRRPRRCVLIAELGVNHNGCAQTALQLLHAARDAGADAAKLQLFVPGELCSRVHRADEIAMLEPLRLADDQHAAIVAEAARIGLPLFATPFDPPSLSLLLHLNIPLIKIASGEVTHTPFLSAIARTGRPAILSTGGCTLTDVDRAVATLRGGGCQALSLLHCVSAYPPPDDELNLRIIPALARRYPSCPIGFSDHTLGAEAALAAVSLGACIIEKHLTLDCAAEGPDHAASADPAAFAALVRGVRRVEAMLGEETKRLLACEGRIGRSIVAASDLPKGTVLRPEHLAFKRPGSGLRPHEAGRLLGQTLAQSVAADEPIPAAIP from the coding sequence ATGTGCCAGGCGATCCGAGAGCTGATCGAGGGCCGCCGTCCGCGGCGCTGCGTCCTCATCGCCGAGCTGGGCGTCAACCACAACGGCTGCGCCCAGACCGCGCTGCAGCTCCTGCACGCAGCGCGAGACGCCGGCGCCGACGCAGCCAAGCTACAGCTCTTCGTGCCGGGCGAGCTATGCAGCCGCGTCCATCGCGCCGACGAAATCGCGATGCTCGAGCCCCTGCGCCTCGCCGACGACCAGCACGCCGCCATCGTCGCCGAGGCCGCCCGCATCGGCCTGCCACTCTTCGCCACCCCCTTCGACCCGCCCAGCCTCTCCCTGCTGCTGCACCTGAACATCCCGCTTATCAAGATCGCTTCCGGCGAAGTGACGCACACGCCATTCCTGTCGGCCATCGCCCGCACCGGCCGGCCCGCCATTCTGAGCACCGGCGGCTGCACGCTGACCGACGTGGACCGCGCCGTCGCCACGCTTCGCGGCGGCGGTTGCCAGGCGCTGAGCCTGCTCCACTGCGTCTCCGCCTATCCTCCGCCGGACGACGAGCTGAACCTGCGGATCATTCCGGCCCTCGCACGCCGCTATCCCTCCTGCCCGATCGGATTCTCGGATCACACGCTCGGCGCCGAAGCGGCTCTCGCGGCGGTATCCCTGGGCGCCTGCATCATCGAGAAACACCTGACGCTCGACTGCGCCGCCGAAGGGCCGGACCACGCCGCCTCCGCCGATCCAGCGGCCTTCGCCGCTCTCGTGCGTGGCGTCCGGCGAGTCGAGGCGATGCTCGGCGAGGAAACAAAACGCCTGCTTGCTTGCGAAGGGCGAATCGGCCGCAGCATCGTCGCCGCGTCGGACCTGCCCAAGGGAACGGTCTTGCGGCCGGAACACCTGGCGTTCAAGCGGCCGGGCAGCGGTTTGCGGCCTCACGAAGCCGGCCGTCTGCTCGGCCAAACGCTGGCGCAGTCCGTCGCCGCCGACGAGCCGATCCCCGCAGCAATTCCGTAG
- the neuA gene encoding CMP-N,N'-diacetyllegionaminic acid synthase, with product MTIVGIIPARSGSKRLPGKNLAPLGGQPLIRYTCDAALASGALDAIYVNTDSREIADVAESHGISSPVLRPEALARDDTPTRDANIFLLDFLQRRGECYDAVMVLQPTSPFRTPHDISAAVALYEANRPCAVVSMSPVGPAGWLGRVGRDGRLERLDGEDVIYRLNGAIYLYSCIDYRGGAQPPRTLVYAMPAARGVDIDTPEDLQHAECVIQQALHV from the coding sequence ATGACGATCGTCGGCATCATCCCCGCGCGCAGCGGCTCCAAACGGCTCCCCGGAAAGAACCTGGCGCCCCTCGGCGGCCAGCCCCTGATCCGCTACACCTGCGACGCCGCCCTCGCCAGCGGCGCCCTCGACGCGATCTATGTAAACACCGACAGCCGCGAAATCGCCGACGTCGCCGAGTCCCACGGCATCAGCTCCCCCGTGCTGCGCCCCGAAGCGCTCGCCCGCGACGACACGCCGACGCGCGACGCCAACATCTTCCTGCTCGACTTCCTGCAGCGCCGCGGCGAATGCTACGACGCCGTCATGGTGCTCCAGCCCACGTCGCCGTTCCGTACCCCCCACGACATCAGCGCCGCCGTCGCCCTCTACGAAGCCAACCGCCCCTGCGCCGTCGTCTCCATGTCGCCCGTCGGACCCGCCGGCTGGCTCGGCCGCGTCGGACGCGACGGCCGCCTCGAACGTCTCGACGGCGAAGACGTGATCTACCGCCTGAACGGCGCCATCTATCTCTATTCGTGCATCGACTACCGCGGCGGCGCGCAGCCGCCGCGCACCCTGGTTTACGCCATGCCCGCCGCCCGCGGCGTGGACATCGACACGCCGGAGGACCTGCAACATGCCGAATGCGTCATTCAGCAAGCACTCCACGTATGA
- the pucI gene encoding putative allantoin permease: MSHARAAAPPAVRVTNGIHEINCDVSYSDFHSADMAPTSLAERKWATRDIAALWISMAACIPTYTLASSLISEGMNWWQAVLTIFLGNAIVLIPMVLNAHAGTKYGIPFPVYCRAAYGLRGANIPALLRALVACGWFGIQTWYGGAAIYLIATVWQPAWRDLPALPVLDINAAQVGCFMLFWLINVIVIWRGIETIRFLLNIKAPLLVALGLLLLYWAYQKAGGFGPILSQPSKFGEGGEKAGKFWLFFFPALTANIGFWATLSLNIPDFSRYAYSQRDQIVGQALGLPTTMALYSFIGVAVTSATVVIYGAPIWDPVVLLAKFDNHVVLVVAMLSLTLATLATNLAANVVSPANDFAHVWPRRISFRTGGLITAVIGVAMMPWKLVADPSGYIFKWLIAYSALLGSVGGVLIADYFAIRRTRLDLPGLYVAGGAYWYLGGVNLRALIATAAGIAPCAPGFLGTIGLLSVDPLWMRLYDYAWFISFAVAFTLHALFSLSRRPT; this comes from the coding sequence ATGTCCCACGCCCGCGCCGCCGCTCCGCCCGCCGTCCGCGTCACCAACGGCATTCACGAAATCAACTGCGACGTCTCCTACTCCGACTTCCACAGCGCCGACATGGCCCCCACCTCGCTGGCCGAGCGCAAGTGGGCCACGCGCGACATCGCCGCCCTGTGGATTTCCATGGCGGCCTGCATCCCCACCTACACGCTGGCCTCGTCGCTCATCAGCGAAGGCATGAACTGGTGGCAGGCGGTGCTCACCATCTTCCTGGGCAACGCCATCGTCCTCATCCCCATGGTCCTCAACGCCCACGCCGGAACCAAGTACGGCATCCCCTTCCCGGTCTACTGCCGCGCCGCCTACGGCCTGCGCGGCGCCAACATCCCCGCCCTCCTCCGAGCGCTGGTGGCCTGCGGGTGGTTCGGAATTCAGACGTGGTATGGCGGGGCGGCGATTTACCTCATCGCGACCGTCTGGCAGCCGGCGTGGCGCGATCTGCCGGCGCTTCCCGTGCTGGACATCAACGCCGCTCAGGTCGGCTGCTTCATGCTGTTCTGGCTGATCAACGTCATCGTCATCTGGCGCGGCATTGAGACCATCCGATTCCTGCTGAACATCAAGGCGCCGCTGCTGGTCGCGCTCGGGCTGCTGCTGCTCTACTGGGCCTATCAGAAGGCCGGCGGGTTCGGACCGATCCTCTCGCAGCCGTCGAAATTCGGCGAAGGCGGCGAAAAAGCGGGCAAGTTCTGGCTGTTCTTCTTTCCCGCGCTAACGGCCAACATCGGCTTCTGGGCGACGCTTTCCCTGAACATCCCGGATTTCTCGCGCTACGCCTACTCGCAGCGCGACCAGATCGTCGGCCAGGCCCTCGGGCTGCCGACCACAATGGCGCTCTACTCCTTCATCGGCGTCGCCGTCACGTCCGCCACGGTCGTCATCTACGGCGCCCCCATCTGGGACCCGGTGGTCCTGCTCGCGAAATTCGACAATCACGTCGTGCTGGTCGTCGCCATGCTCTCGCTCACCCTCGCCACGCTCGCGACCAATCTCGCCGCCAACGTCGTCAGCCCCGCCAACGACTTCGCCCACGTCTGGCCGCGGCGAATCAGCTTTCGCACCGGCGGCCTGATCACCGCCGTCATCGGCGTGGCGATGATGCCCTGGAAACTCGTCGCCGACCCCAGCGGATACATCTTCAAGTGGCTCATCGCCTATTCCGCGCTGCTCGGCTCCGTCGGCGGCGTGCTCATCGCCGACTACTTTGCCATCCGCCGCACCAGGCTCGATCTTCCGGGGCTTTACGTCGCCGGCGGCGCGTACTGGTATCTGGGCGGCGTCAATCTCCGCGCCTTGATCGCGACCGCGGCCGGCATCGCACCCTGCGCCCCCGGATTCCTCGGAACGATCGGTCTGCTCTCCGTCGATCCGCTCTGGATGCGACTCTACGACTACGCCTGGTTCATCTCCTTCGCCGTCGCGTTCACGCTCCACGCCCTGTTCTCCCTCAGCCGCCGCCCCACCTGA
- a CDS encoding Cation transport protein: MFSRPAALFFCVLVVLTGAGAFLLAQPWATLTDPRDWQFFWARHYWQSTFDSISAVVGCGLMTHPAERAYTDAGRSVLVALSLAGAIAYISTILAALRDRLPLLNLRAAPHPALLAIVFVLVTLFTSQAACLLLAIVAAPLSHLDATQSLSTGVLSFGWLPQRPAGALAWLIAVLGLLTAAGWTLWIMPFAAWRRRCLQSAAATGVTFGSWILFLILAAALLAAFESPRGGRESGAVPDSLAARHSGERLSRCALQVFSAAGAGVQTEALSERSASDGTKVVLAAVMLVGGFPGSPLGGLGWPLAAALLIGAFAGRTRDERAFAIAVRLAVTLLALVLLTALGLLVIEHFTATAYQPPPTFADAFLDASSAVAGGGLTSGVSAAVTSRNLSSGIQQRVDVYQYGMAWLMLAMLLGRIAPVWIIAASPVDQSRDPSEPRP; encoded by the coding sequence ATGTTCTCCCGACCCGCTGCCCTGTTTTTCTGCGTTCTCGTCGTGCTGACCGGGGCGGGTGCGTTCCTCCTGGCTCAGCCGTGGGCAACGCTCACCGATCCGCGCGACTGGCAGTTCTTCTGGGCGCGTCACTACTGGCAATCCACCTTCGATTCGATCAGCGCCGTCGTCGGCTGCGGCCTGATGACCCATCCCGCGGAACGCGCCTACACCGACGCCGGGCGGTCCGTGCTCGTCGCACTGAGCCTGGCCGGAGCAATCGCCTACATCTCCACCATTCTCGCCGCGCTTCGAGATCGCCTGCCGTTGCTGAATCTCCGCGCGGCGCCGCATCCAGCATTGTTGGCAATCGTCTTCGTGCTTGTCACGCTATTCACCAGCCAAGCCGCATGCTTGCTCCTGGCGATCGTAGCCGCCCCCCTTTCCCATCTTGATGCAACACAATCGTTGAGCACCGGCGTCCTCTCGTTCGGTTGGCTGCCGCAGCGCCCCGCCGGCGCGCTCGCGTGGCTCATCGCCGTGCTGGGCCTGCTGACGGCCGCCGGTTGGACGCTTTGGATCATGCCCTTCGCCGCCTGGCGCCGACGCTGCCTGCAATCCGCCGCCGCGACAGGCGTGACCTTCGGATCGTGGATCCTGTTCCTGATCCTGGCCGCCGCGCTGCTGGCCGCGTTTGAATCGCCGCGCGGCGGGCGCGAGAGCGGCGCCGTCCCCGACTCGCTCGCCGCCCGTCATTCGGGCGAGCGTCTCTCGCGCTGCGCGCTTCAGGTCTTCAGCGCCGCCGGCGCCGGCGTGCAGACCGAGGCCCTTTCCGAACGCTCCGCTTCCGACGGAACCAAAGTCGTGCTGGCCGCCGTCATGCTGGTCGGCGGCTTCCCTGGATCGCCGCTCGGCGGCCTCGGCTGGCCCCTAGCCGCCGCTCTGCTCATCGGCGCATTTGCCGGCCGCACGCGCGACGAACGCGCCTTCGCAATCGCCGTCCGGCTCGCCGTCACGCTGCTGGCGCTCGTGCTGCTCACCGCCCTGGGCCTTTTGGTGATCGAGCATTTCACCGCCACCGCCTACCAGCCGCCCCCCACTTTCGCCGACGCCTTCCTCGACGCCTCATCCGCCGTCGCCGGCGGCGGACTCACGTCCGGCGTCTCCGCCGCCGTCACCAGCCGCAACCTCTCCAGCGGCATCCAGCAACGCGTCGATGTATATCAATACGGAATGGCGTGGCTGATGCTGGCCATGCTGCTCGGGCGAATCGCCCCCGTGTGGATCATCGCCGCCAGTCCGGTTGATCAGAGCCGCGACCCATCCGAGCCGCGCCCGTAA
- the ycgJ gene encoding putative methyltransferase YcgJ, whose amino-acid sequence MPNASFSKHSTYEMRTAPPTRSWHECPGATARNWPSEQMIRLLCRAIPAEDRAGLTALDIGCGNGRNTQALCEMGFAPVIAVDPSAELIAAAVQRTRRTGYEIRTHVAALPALPVPDASVDVAVCWGVLYVVGPESNVAAALGELARVLRPGGVLVCDWRTSTDHLRKWAGLQLDPHTFELTAAAPLNLAGMHYSFWDRPAVTDALRVAGFSVADMQREEIHDLTYDARYSWWQACARRSES is encoded by the coding sequence ATGCCGAATGCGTCATTCAGCAAGCACTCCACGTATGAAATGCGCACCGCGCCGCCGACGCGCTCCTGGCACGAATGCCCCGGCGCCACCGCCCGCAACTGGCCCAGCGAGCAGATGATCCGCCTGCTGTGCCGCGCCATTCCCGCCGAAGACCGCGCCGGTTTAACAGCCCTCGACATCGGCTGCGGCAACGGTCGCAACACGCAGGCGCTGTGCGAGATGGGCTTCGCGCCCGTGATCGCCGTCGACCCCTCCGCCGAGTTGATCGCCGCCGCCGTGCAGCGAACGCGCCGCACCGGCTACGAGATCCGCACGCACGTCGCCGCCCTCCCGGCGCTCCCCGTCCCGGACGCCAGCGTCGACGTCGCCGTCTGCTGGGGCGTCCTCTACGTGGTCGGGCCGGAGTCCAACGTCGCCGCCGCGCTGGGCGAGCTCGCCCGCGTCCTGCGGCCCGGCGGCGTGCTCGTCTGCGACTGGCGCACCTCGACCGACCACCTGCGAAAATGGGCCGGCCTGCAGCTCGATCCGCACACCTTCGAGCTCACCGCCGCCGCCCCGCTGAACCTCGCCGGAATGCACTACTCGTTCTGGGATCGTCCGGCCGTCACGGACGCCCTGCGCGTCGCTGGATTCTCCGTTGCCGACATGCAGCGCGAGGAAATCCACGATCTGACCTACGACGCCCGTTACTCATGGTGGCAGGCATGTGCCAGGCGATCCGAGAGCTGA